TTCGAAATTGTAAACAACTTTTACATTTCCGCCTTCAAATGGAACGTCTTGCTGAAGTGAAAACTGATCTGTGTTTTGGTTGATTACCGATAAAGTATACCCCGCAGTATTCTGTTTTGCTTTTGTACCTGCAAGAACTTTCTTAAACATAAATGTATCACCGTTTTTTATTTCAAACTTGATAGGCTGTGTAATTGCCGGGCAGCTTCCGCCTCCGTTCAGAGTATAAGCCCCTGTCCAGTTGTTAGGAATTAATCTCCAATGACTTCCTACGAAGCACTGTGCATCTGCACCTTCGTCAAAAGGCTTAATTTTATACCCTTTATCGTAGTCTATGCTCACAATCTGCCAATCTCCTTTTAATTTAAGAAAATCAGCTCTTTGATTTTGAGATGTAGCTGCTTTATTCACAGAGGAACAAGACACTGCAAAAAGT
This is a stretch of genomic DNA from Chryseobacterium tructae. It encodes these proteins:
- a CDS encoding lipocalin family protein; its protein translation is MKKLLLAGMLGTSLFAVSCSSVNKAATSQNQRADFLKLKGDWQIVSIDYDKGYKIKPFDEGADAQCFVGSHWRLIPNNWTGAYTLNGGGSCPAITQPIKFEIKNGDTFMFKKVLAGTKAKQNTAGYTLSVINQNTDQFSLQQDVPFEGGNVKVVYNFERTGMK